The Nitrospira sp. genome contains a region encoding:
- a CDS encoding cysteine hydrolase, whose product MNTVPASPYPYPLPSRASGEKVALVIIDMQRDFVEPGGFGAALGNKVELLQKIVPTVSKLLKTFRELGLPVIHTREGHRPDLSDCPPAKRRRGDSTLRIGDPGPMGRILVLGEPGNDIVPELRPQAGELVIDKPGKGAFYATALQERLKELGITHLVFTGVTTEVCVQTSMREANDRGYDCLLVEDGTESYFPEFKQATVRMIQSQGGIVGWVTTADRLTDALRNTYGS is encoded by the coding sequence ATGAATACCGTACCGGCCTCTCCTTATCCCTATCCATTGCCGTCGCGAGCCTCGGGCGAAAAGGTTGCGCTGGTCATCATCGACATGCAGCGCGATTTCGTGGAACCGGGCGGCTTCGGCGCTGCGCTGGGCAACAAGGTTGAACTCCTGCAAAAGATCGTGCCGACAGTCTCGAAACTCCTCAAGACGTTTCGGGAATTGGGATTGCCCGTGATTCATACACGAGAAGGCCATCGACCCGATCTGTCGGACTGCCCGCCGGCCAAGAGGCGGCGCGGCGATTCCACGCTTCGCATCGGCGACCCAGGCCCCATGGGGCGCATCCTGGTATTGGGCGAGCCGGGAAATGACATTGTCCCGGAGCTGCGTCCTCAGGCAGGCGAACTCGTCATCGACAAGCCGGGTAAGGGGGCATTCTACGCCACCGCCTTACAGGAACGTCTCAAAGAGCTCGGCATCACTCATCTGGTCTTTACGGGAGTCACCACCGAGGTCTGTGTGCAAACCAGCATGAGAGAAGCCAACGACCGCGGCTATGACTGTCTCCTGGTCGAGGACGGAACCGAAAGCTATTTCCCAGAGTTTAAGCAAGCGACAGTCCGCATGATTCAATCGCAGGGCGGCATCGTCGGCTGGGTAACGACGGCGGATCGCCTAACAGACGCCCTCCGTAACACCTATGGTTCATGA
- a CDS encoding glutamyl-tRNA amidotransferase: MRGLELNPNMVAAKATFVRETMTEPTYRLWTINDEHPAMLRVTDGTGVKVAVEVWSVPAEGLAGILLSEPPGLCIGKVRLEDGTIVLGVLGEPALVEKHREITAYGGWRSYMAKHPQKSR; this comes from the coding sequence ATGCGAGGACTCGAACTCAACCCCAACATGGTGGCCGCCAAGGCCACGTTTGTCCGTGAAACGATGACCGAGCCCACGTACCGTCTTTGGACGATCAACGACGAGCATCCTGCGATGCTGCGTGTCACCGATGGGACAGGCGTCAAAGTGGCGGTCGAAGTCTGGTCAGTGCCAGCCGAAGGGTTGGCCGGAATCCTGCTGAGTGAACCACCCGGTCTGTGCATCGGAAAGGTGCGGCTGGAAGACGGAACCATCGTCCTGGGTGTATTGGGCGAACCCGCGCTCGTCGAAAAGCACCGAGAGATCACCGCATACGGTGGCTGGCGATCATATATGGCAAAGCACCCTCAGAAGTCGCGTTAA
- a CDS encoding transporter, giving the protein MTRKIRCCAFAICGVVAMTVSMLWPSHVAASCGSVSCFVVIGSQQQVPMKGLLTINAIYNYTPMEAAPGDGGRIPFANQGERTLTLANLNVNRIETTTRTATLDLNYGLTDRLGIQVAIPYKHVESNAQIGGLTPVPYSERGLGDIRATLKYNVLPTLRSMVVLGVGVDFPTGSYGRFAQGTTLAESTLQIGRGNFGVIPMIYQTYELIPHRLNQFASASYRHTFKNSDGYQFGDEVNVSLGANIIPLEQTPWLVLMQQFNFRYMQNDAMDAALFQFNPGTGSAILLDPAIKFRAVPTTGSTYVAYSPGIMLNAFNFASFYFIAQIPIHRDFNGNLEQQISYIFGMTKSFQLLGGSS; this is encoded by the coding sequence ATGACGCGCAAGATCCGGTGCTGTGCCTTTGCAATCTGTGGTGTCGTCGCAATGACCGTCTCGATGCTCTGGCCTTCCCACGTCGCGGCGTCCTGTGGGTCCGTCAGTTGCTTTGTGGTCATCGGCTCTCAACAGCAAGTGCCGATGAAAGGTCTGTTGACCATCAATGCCATCTACAACTATACGCCGATGGAGGCCGCACCGGGTGACGGCGGGCGCATCCCCTTTGCCAATCAGGGTGAACGGACACTCACGTTAGCAAATTTGAACGTCAACAGAATCGAGACCACGACCCGCACCGCGACCCTTGATCTCAACTACGGACTGACCGATCGTCTCGGCATCCAAGTGGCCATCCCGTACAAGCATGTAGAGTCAAATGCGCAGATCGGCGGCCTCACGCCGGTTCCCTACAGCGAGCGAGGGCTCGGCGATATTCGCGCGACGCTGAAGTACAACGTGTTGCCCACTCTCCGCAGCATGGTCGTCCTGGGAGTGGGTGTCGATTTTCCGACGGGCAGCTACGGCCGGTTTGCTCAGGGAACCACCTTGGCCGAATCGACGCTTCAAATCGGACGGGGAAACTTCGGTGTGATCCCGATGATCTATCAAACCTATGAGCTGATTCCCCATCGGCTCAATCAGTTTGCCTCGGCAAGTTACCGGCACACGTTCAAAAACAGCGATGGCTATCAGTTCGGCGACGAAGTCAATGTGAGTCTAGGAGCCAATATCATTCCACTCGAGCAGACGCCTTGGTTGGTGCTGATGCAGCAGTTCAATTTCCGGTATATGCAGAATGATGCCATGGACGCGGCGCTCTTTCAGTTCAATCCAGGGACCGGCTCGGCGATCTTGCTCGATCCAGCCATCAAGTTTCGGGCGGTACCGACCACCGGCTCGACCTATGTCGCGTATTCACCGGGAATCATGTTGAATGCATTTAACTTTGCCTCGTTCTATTTCATCGCTCAAATCCCTATTCACCGGGATTTCAACGGCAATCTGGAACAACAGATCAGCTACATCTTTGGGATGACCAAGTCATTTCAACTCTTAGGCGGGTCGTCCTAG
- a CDS encoding energy transducer TonB — MNSSDDNRFFLPSWGASLTLHGVALGLAFALVAQVKPVLPEDVYKWDVALVETAKSESRPEQVQSAVTPEQPPPRVVPPSRMKRVPETYQAVRPVAQQSEPLSPTFEPVRPIEQKVEIPQLRDESVEQRIAKVVEPITEPVVEAKEPVPAMAAVTPEPIESQSVQDGPVAVASASTASPQSPVSQEAIAPASALDSPVDVAPLQAAKTSSPTTEGKDDHRWLAESLWRRVAELKRYPNSARMNGQEGKVVLKAVIRSDGHLADVFVQKSSGYSALDAAAIEAVKLACPLHMKQAIGKAQIVVSLPIVYSLAN; from the coding sequence GTGAACTCAAGTGACGACAATCGATTCTTTCTTCCTTCATGGGGCGCTTCACTGACCCTGCATGGAGTCGCTCTTGGCTTGGCGTTCGCCCTCGTCGCACAGGTCAAACCTGTTTTGCCGGAGGACGTGTACAAGTGGGATGTGGCCTTGGTGGAAACGGCGAAATCCGAATCCAGACCGGAACAAGTCCAATCGGCTGTGACACCGGAACAGCCGCCACCGAGGGTCGTGCCGCCGTCACGAATGAAACGAGTGCCGGAGACGTATCAAGCGGTAAGACCGGTGGCGCAGCAGTCCGAACCGCTTTCACCGACGTTCGAGCCGGTACGACCGATTGAGCAGAAGGTGGAAATTCCGCAACTGCGTGATGAGTCGGTTGAACAACGTATAGCCAAAGTTGTTGAGCCAATAACTGAACCGGTTGTTGAGGCGAAGGAGCCTGTGCCAGCCATGGCTGCGGTTACTCCTGAACCGATCGAATCCCAATCTGTTCAAGATGGGCCGGTCGCGGTCGCATCAGCTTCTACAGCTTCACCACAAAGTCCTGTCTCACAAGAAGCTATTGCGCCGGCGTCCGCGCTTGATAGCCCTGTGGATGTCGCTCCGCTCCAGGCGGCCAAGACTTCATCGCCTACCACGGAAGGAAAAGACGATCATCGGTGGCTGGCCGAGTCACTGTGGCGGAGAGTCGCAGAACTCAAACGCTATCCGAATTCAGCCCGCATGAACGGCCAGGAAGGGAAAGTGGTCTTGAAAGCGGTCATTCGATCCGATGGGCACTTGGCCGATGTATTTGTCCAGAAAAGTTCCGGATACAGTGCGCTCGATGCCGCAGCGATCGAGGCGGTGAAGCTCGCCTGTCCGCTCCATATGAAGCAAGCCATAGGGAAGGCGCAAATCGTGGTGAGTCTTCCGATTGTCTACAGCTTGGCAAACTGA
- a CDS encoding exo-alpha-sialidase, translating into MESLFADTSDPAVLRTAKQTIVEGTYQLSPPAIQFDEAGMLHLAWFEKSSAQPTLKTVRISSSGKVVGEAVQVNPVGVEPDALHQAPGLAAGVSDQVFMTWSSAKKDSGAIFAADLLLARSTDGGVTFERPASVNDDGQPINHSFESLVADRQGHVFLAWLDNRSKEKSGAGAIFACSPDSGKSVGANLTIDGMACPCCRPMVTLAPDGSLWAAWRKTFDGNIRDVVLARSTDQGRTFSAPIRVRRDGWVFPACPHRGPAIAFDQFGRLYIGWYTEGTDEQPRLLFAISDDAGKTFSTPISLHTSATSLPDQFRMAVHPDGAVVAVWEEVTGVRKRTVMRVSLDRGHTFGSVQTLSDGAKAETPAVAVHSNGTVALAWSEHAWPNNRLVVQIGMLGRTQKQPPSP; encoded by the coding sequence ATGGAATCATTGTTCGCCGATACATCCGATCCTGCCGTCCTGCGGACGGCCAAACAGACAATCGTGGAAGGGACCTACCAGTTGTCGCCGCCGGCCATACAGTTCGATGAAGCAGGTATGCTTCATCTGGCCTGGTTTGAGAAGAGCAGTGCCCAACCGACGCTCAAGACAGTGCGAATCTCCAGCAGTGGAAAAGTTGTCGGGGAGGCCGTTCAGGTGAATCCGGTGGGAGTCGAGCCGGATGCGCTTCACCAGGCGCCGGGTTTAGCGGCGGGCGTGAGCGATCAAGTATTCATGACATGGTCTTCAGCAAAAAAAGACAGCGGTGCGATATTCGCAGCCGACCTGTTATTGGCGCGATCGACGGACGGAGGTGTGACTTTCGAACGGCCGGCCTCGGTCAACGACGACGGCCAACCGATCAATCACTCTTTCGAGAGCTTGGTGGCTGACCGGCAGGGACATGTGTTCTTGGCTTGGTTGGACAACCGGAGTAAGGAGAAAAGCGGAGCCGGCGCAATCTTCGCCTGTTCCCCCGACAGTGGCAAGAGCGTCGGGGCCAATCTCACGATCGACGGTATGGCCTGCCCGTGTTGCCGTCCAATGGTCACACTGGCGCCGGACGGAAGCCTCTGGGCGGCCTGGCGCAAGACCTTCGACGGAAACATTCGAGACGTCGTGTTGGCCAGATCAACTGATCAGGGTCGGACCTTTTCTGCTCCGATTCGTGTCCGCCGGGACGGCTGGGTGTTCCCAGCTTGTCCTCACCGCGGTCCCGCGATAGCGTTCGATCAATTCGGGCGTCTGTACATCGGCTGGTATACGGAGGGAACGGATGAGCAGCCGCGCCTGCTGTTTGCGATTTCCGATGATGCGGGAAAGACTTTTTCGACGCCGATATCGCTGCACACTTCGGCAACATCGTTGCCGGACCAATTTCGGATGGCGGTGCACCCAGACGGCGCGGTGGTCGCGGTCTGGGAAGAAGTCACCGGTGTCCGTAAACGGACGGTCATGCGAGTGTCCCTCGATCGTGGGCACACATTTGGATCGGTGCAGACTCTAAGCGACGGAGCAAAGGCGGAGACACCGGCTGTTGCCGTCCATTCAAACGGAACGGTGGCTCTAGCTTGGAGTGAACATGCCTGGCCGAACAATCGGCTGGTCGTGCAGATTGGTATGCTTGGCCGCACGCAAAAGCAACCGCCATCCCCATGA
- a CDS encoding helix-turn-helix domain-containing protein, producing the protein MEKNLLRVGEAAELLSVSRWTIYRWVEEGRLRGTKIGKGSLRIFRESLVDLIESNESDVTSTSASARRS; encoded by the coding sequence ATGGAGAAGAACCTGTTGAGAGTCGGCGAAGCGGCGGAACTGCTCTCAGTCAGCCGGTGGACGATCTATCGATGGGTCGAGGAAGGACGGCTGCGCGGGACGAAAATCGGCAAGGGCAGTTTGCGAATCTTCCGCGAATCTCTAGTTGACCTAATTGAAAGCAATGAGAGCGACGTGACGAGCACGTCTGCGAGTGCCAGACGGTCGTAG
- a CDS encoding ABC transporter ATP-binding protein has product MTNGVPPDLQALGITKRFGPLTALKDVNLQLRSGQFHALLGENGAGKSTLVKCIMGYYHPDEGKISLNQEQVTIRSPRDAQTFGIGMVYQQFTLIPNMTVLENLVISKAKLDSLIDWKKEEHQLSEFMEKMPFKVSLTARVSSLAAGEKQKVEILKQLALQNRILILDEPTSVLTPQEADEMLGHLRAMTLAQQLSVLIITHKLREVAAFADEVTVLRKGQFVGSGKVSELTIPKMAEMMVGSEVTAKPKQRNVRSTKVPKLVLQDIRVKDESGVEVVRGLHLTIHEGEIVGVAGVSGNGQRELVEVLAGQRQAAAGTIQAHDQSYQPTREQIMCHKMFCLPEEPLQNTCVGRMSVADNLAFRNFDVEPHAVGGWLISRPALRRSAHELIQRYNIKPPFPDTPIQSLSGGNVQRAVLARELSGDVEILIIANPCFGLDFLAMEEIRMQIVAARNRGTAVLLVSEDLDEILELSDRVVVMFNGQLVYETTSSDADLGIIGRHMTGHST; this is encoded by the coding sequence ATGACCAACGGAGTTCCTCCGGATCTGCAAGCGTTAGGCATTACCAAACGCTTCGGTCCGCTCACCGCCTTGAAGGACGTGAATCTTCAATTGCGGTCCGGCCAGTTTCATGCCCTGCTCGGCGAGAACGGCGCGGGCAAAAGCACCCTCGTCAAATGCATCATGGGGTATTACCACCCTGATGAGGGGAAAATTTCGTTGAATCAGGAGCAGGTCACGATTCGCAGCCCTCGTGACGCGCAGACGTTCGGCATCGGGATGGTCTATCAGCAATTTACGCTGATCCCCAACATGACGGTGCTGGAAAACCTGGTCATCTCAAAAGCGAAATTGGACTCGCTCATCGATTGGAAAAAAGAAGAGCATCAATTGTCGGAGTTCATGGAGAAGATGCCGTTCAAGGTGTCGCTTACCGCTCGGGTCAGCTCGCTCGCCGCGGGTGAAAAACAAAAAGTTGAAATTCTTAAGCAACTCGCGCTGCAGAACCGAATCCTTATTCTGGACGAACCGACTTCCGTTCTGACCCCACAAGAAGCCGACGAAATGCTGGGGCACCTCAGAGCCATGACGCTGGCGCAACAATTGAGCGTCCTGATCATTACGCACAAACTTCGAGAAGTCGCGGCTTTCGCGGACGAAGTGACGGTGTTGCGCAAGGGACAATTCGTAGGGTCCGGGAAAGTCTCGGAGCTCACCATCCCGAAGATGGCGGAGATGATGGTGGGATCTGAAGTCACGGCGAAGCCGAAACAACGAAACGTGCGATCAACCAAAGTCCCCAAGCTGGTGCTGCAAGATATCCGCGTCAAGGATGAGAGCGGCGTGGAAGTCGTGCGGGGTCTGCACCTCACCATCCATGAGGGCGAGATCGTCGGGGTAGCCGGCGTATCGGGGAACGGACAACGAGAACTCGTCGAGGTGTTGGCAGGGCAGCGTCAAGCCGCTGCGGGCACGATCCAGGCACATGATCAATCCTATCAACCGACCCGAGAGCAGATCATGTGCCATAAAATGTTCTGTCTTCCCGAAGAACCGCTCCAGAACACGTGTGTCGGGCGGATGAGCGTGGCGGACAATCTGGCGTTTCGCAACTTCGATGTCGAGCCTCACGCGGTGGGCGGTTGGCTCATCAGCCGACCTGCGCTCCGTCGCAGCGCGCACGAACTGATTCAACGCTACAACATCAAACCGCCTTTTCCCGATACGCCCATTCAGTCGCTTTCGGGAGGCAATGTCCAGCGCGCGGTCTTGGCGCGTGAGCTGTCGGGGGATGTCGAGATCTTGATCATCGCCAACCCCTGCTTCGGGCTGGACTTTCTGGCCATGGAGGAAATTCGTATGCAGATCGTCGCCGCACGCAATCGCGGAACGGCGGTGCTGCTGGTCAGCGAAGACCTCGATGAAATCTTGGAACTATCCGACCGTGTGGTGGTGATGTTCAACGGCCAACTCGTATACGAAACCACGTCGTCCGACGCCGATCTCGGCATCATCGGACGGCATATGACAGGACATTCAACATGA
- a CDS encoding TlpA family protein disulfide reductase: protein MNRTNKSNLLFKLLIASVMLVTSGGLVWGMGSRVPAVGTAAEDFRLVDLEGKSQSLSQYRGKVVLVNFWATWCKPCTTEMPAMQATYDKLRDKRFVVLAINELEDDAKVREHIKQYGHTFPVLMDRDNKVANQFGVFGLPVSVFIDEKGVVQEYIKGGLLTEQVILDVVARIQKQEPVKAASLH from the coding sequence ATGAATCGGACCAACAAAAGCAACCTCCTATTCAAGTTATTGATCGCAAGCGTCATGTTGGTAACCAGCGGGGGTCTGGTGTGGGGCATGGGCTCACGCGTTCCGGCCGTGGGCACGGCTGCCGAGGACTTTCGTTTGGTTGATTTGGAAGGTAAGTCGCAAAGCTTGAGCCAATATCGCGGCAAGGTCGTGCTTGTGAATTTCTGGGCGACCTGGTGCAAGCCGTGCACGACGGAAATGCCCGCGATGCAGGCCACGTACGACAAACTTCGGGATAAGCGATTTGTGGTGTTGGCCATCAATGAACTGGAAGACGATGCCAAGGTGCGCGAGCACATCAAGCAATATGGCCATACGTTCCCGGTGCTGATGGATCGGGACAACAAAGTCGCCAACCAGTTCGGGGTCTTCGGGCTGCCTGTGAGCGTGTTCATCGATGAGAAGGGCGTGGTTCAAGAGTATATCAAGGGCGGACTCTTGACCGAGCAAGTCATTCTGGATGTGGTTGCCCGGATTCAAAAACAAGAACCGGTAAAGGCCGCGTCTTTGCACTAG
- a CDS encoding tetratricopeptide repeat protein, with product MRSCRFHGWDCSYPLAMLLLVFLLPTDPLEASSTDRWQRLTDAGTTARNQAKYKEAEQLFHAARQEAAQFGATDDRVAMTLNNLGLVFHEQHRYEQAKSYYEQALGIWEQIVGEEHANVATALHNLAEIYLDEGKLEQSEAYYLRSLAIKERASEPSYPELAIGYNGLGLLYKEQGRLVQAEARFHQALNILEERDGTDSADLAPILNNLASVYKKKELYAFAEPLYIRALAIRRAWLGDDHPSVAICLNNLANLYHVQGLSELADRRYRKALASNEAAEEPAEGLTGSILGNWALLAHERGLLEEAKLRYERALVIQQQTLSRDHPQLIVILEEYSGLLRDIGQSLEASHFRARAAFIRARQNLAVLLEAPTPAMTTTTHE from the coding sequence ATGAGGTCATGTAGGTTTCACGGTTGGGATTGTTCCTATCCTCTTGCGATGTTGCTGCTTGTATTTCTACTTCCAACGGATCCGTTGGAGGCCAGTTCCACTGATCGATGGCAGCGACTGACAGACGCAGGAACCACCGCTCGCAACCAGGCAAAGTACAAAGAGGCGGAACAGCTGTTTCATGCTGCACGTCAGGAAGCAGCACAATTCGGGGCCACCGATGACCGCGTGGCGATGACTCTGAATAATTTGGGACTGGTCTTTCATGAACAACACCGTTACGAACAGGCGAAGTCGTACTATGAGCAAGCGTTAGGTATTTGGGAACAAATCGTTGGGGAAGAGCACGCCAACGTAGCGACCGCGCTGCACAATCTGGCGGAAATCTATCTGGATGAAGGGAAGCTTGAGCAGTCGGAGGCCTATTATCTTCGGTCACTCGCAATCAAGGAGCGAGCATCAGAGCCTAGCTATCCAGAGTTGGCGATTGGATATAACGGCTTGGGACTCCTCTACAAGGAGCAGGGACGACTTGTTCAGGCGGAAGCTCGGTTCCATCAGGCTTTGAACATACTGGAGGAGCGCGATGGGACCGATTCCGCCGATCTCGCACCGATCCTTAACAATCTGGCATCGGTCTATAAGAAGAAGGAGCTGTACGCGTTTGCTGAACCGCTCTATATACGGGCGCTGGCCATTCGCCGTGCATGGCTGGGGGATGATCACCCTTCGGTCGCCATTTGTCTGAATAATTTGGCGAATTTGTATCATGTGCAAGGATTGTCGGAACTCGCAGACCGGCGATACCGTAAAGCGCTTGCCAGTAACGAAGCGGCTGAAGAACCAGCGGAAGGGCTCACGGGCAGTATTCTCGGAAATTGGGCCTTGCTCGCGCATGAGCGTGGTTTGTTGGAGGAGGCGAAGCTGCGCTACGAGCGGGCGTTGGTGATTCAGCAGCAGACACTGAGCCGAGACCACCCTCAGCTGATTGTGATCCTCGAAGAGTACAGTGGTTTGCTGAGGGATATTGGACAATCGCTGGAGGCATCACATTTCCGCGCCCGTGCCGCATTCATACGAGCGCGGCAGAATCTCGCAGTACTGCTGGAGGCGCCGACGCCGGCTATGACGACTACGACTCATGAGTGA
- a CDS encoding TlpA family protein disulfide reductase produces MSLLLWSVGLISSQSAAAGIHDLYAAAGVKEVVEPLTSPGFALTTIEGRTIDFGHLHGKVVLVNFWATWCGPCKDEMPALRRLKESFVGKDFELLAVTTDQQLESIRKFVKVLGLEFPVLLDETKDISAAFGVRGLPTTVLIDRQGRLVGRAVGPRAWDSEESVALVREILEGTK; encoded by the coding sequence ATGAGTCTGCTTCTCTGGAGCGTGGGCCTTATCAGTTCGCAGTCGGCGGCAGCCGGCATCCACGATCTCTATGCTGCAGCGGGTGTGAAGGAAGTTGTCGAGCCACTCACCTCGCCGGGGTTTGCATTGACGACAATCGAAGGACGGACGATCGATTTTGGCCATCTTCACGGGAAAGTCGTGCTCGTGAATTTTTGGGCCACCTGGTGCGGGCCTTGTAAAGACGAAATGCCTGCTTTGAGGCGATTGAAGGAAAGCTTTGTCGGAAAGGATTTTGAGTTACTCGCTGTCACGACCGATCAGCAATTGGAAAGTATCCGAAAGTTCGTCAAGGTCTTAGGCCTCGAATTTCCGGTTCTCTTGGATGAGACCAAAGACATCAGTGCCGCATTCGGGGTGCGAGGACTGCCGACCACGGTCTTGATTGATCGGCAGGGTCGTCTCGTGGGTCGTGCGGTTGGACCACGGGCATGGGACAGCGAGGAGTCGGTCGCGTTGGTACGAGAGATCCTCGAAGGAACGAAATGA
- a CDS encoding TonB-dependent receptor, with product MVRRESRKTFCRLRVFTGVICSVIVGLSMPPVWAQDGSEKKADSEVIELEPIQVEGQRIESIESVKKELARRPSSSILIQEKEIVQSRALNLQDVLQFAPGVRFQSRNGADEGQFQIRGTSLRNNFHHRGINILINGIYFGDADGFSDFEAIDLLAYERIEVYKGANALRYGANTMGGAINFVPRTGYNASTLQMRAIGGSFGFVSGQVSSGRVSTPFKIGNMDATADYYISASGNRQDGFQEHSEQARQRVNANVGLQLGTHQEIRAYFLQANVSEFLPGTLTNEQLFANRRQAGNQTPGADPSGGNFFACVLDSQTCKYGRYYNLQRIGIAYRNEFATNQFIEIIPYYSYQYLDHPIFQVLRQNNHNVGGELRYSNANPVFGMANSFVVGVQPRYGDRNQRRFVNVRGSAGALTQHAALQTFYVGVYGENALDLTDKFTLVLGARWDYSTRQGTIQNFAPVGIPTQNADSTLANTQQGLRHFDAINPKLGFVYKATPASQVYFNASRAYEPPLDLELLSSVNADGSPNRGFLNLDAQRGWQFELGYRGATESKRYLWDLTVYDLEMQKEYLASNINNQSTFQNANGTRHVGVEAGGVMVLAKGLFTSGSGMNSDSLQVRAAYTWSHFRFTEDVRAGGVGGPNVLIASAGNTIAGAPEHNLAGELRYDHPQGWWLAPNMEWVMTGIYTDYLNTQKAPAYFIVNFRSGWNITKNLTLYAEGRNLTDKTYAGAVTVNDSLRRFANVGQGISAFGGVEYRF from the coding sequence ATGGTGAGGCGGGAGAGCCGTAAGACATTTTGTCGGCTGCGGGTATTCACGGGAGTTATTTGCTCCGTGATCGTTGGCCTAAGTATGCCGCCGGTGTGGGCTCAAGACGGTTCAGAAAAGAAGGCAGACTCTGAGGTGATTGAGTTAGAGCCCATTCAAGTCGAAGGTCAGCGGATCGAAAGTATCGAATCGGTAAAGAAGGAACTCGCCAGACGGCCCAGCAGTAGCATCCTCATCCAGGAGAAGGAGATTGTGCAGTCGCGGGCACTAAATCTCCAGGATGTGCTGCAATTCGCTCCCGGCGTCCGATTTCAGAGCAGGAACGGAGCAGATGAGGGGCAATTTCAAATCCGCGGCACGTCGTTGCGGAACAATTTTCATCATCGCGGCATCAATATCTTGATCAACGGCATCTATTTCGGAGATGCAGACGGCTTTTCGGATTTTGAAGCGATCGATCTGCTCGCTTATGAGCGGATCGAAGTCTATAAGGGTGCGAATGCCCTTCGATATGGTGCCAACACGATGGGAGGCGCGATCAATTTTGTTCCTCGAACCGGATACAACGCGTCCACCCTCCAAATGAGGGCGATCGGCGGCAGCTTCGGATTTGTCAGCGGCCAAGTGTCCAGCGGGAGAGTCAGCACGCCGTTCAAGATCGGAAATATGGACGCGACGGCGGACTATTACATCAGCGCGTCCGGGAATCGGCAGGATGGGTTTCAAGAGCACAGCGAACAGGCTCGGCAGCGGGTCAATGCCAATGTGGGACTGCAGCTCGGCACGCATCAGGAAATCCGCGCCTATTTTCTCCAGGCCAACGTGTCCGAATTCCTTCCCGGCACGCTCACCAATGAGCAACTCTTCGCCAATCGAAGGCAGGCGGGAAATCAAACTCCTGGGGCGGATCCGTCCGGGGGAAACTTTTTCGCGTGCGTCCTCGATAGTCAGACCTGTAAGTACGGGCGATACTACAATCTCCAACGGATAGGCATCGCCTACCGGAACGAGTTTGCCACCAATCAATTCATCGAGATCATCCCCTACTATTCGTACCAGTACCTCGACCATCCTATTTTCCAGGTGCTTCGACAGAACAACCATAACGTCGGAGGCGAACTCCGCTATTCCAACGCGAACCCGGTCTTCGGTATGGCCAATTCGTTTGTCGTCGGCGTTCAGCCGCGGTATGGCGACCGCAATCAGAGACGGTTCGTGAATGTCCGAGGAAGTGCCGGCGCGCTCACGCAGCATGCGGCCCTCCAAACCTTCTACGTCGGCGTGTACGGTGAGAATGCACTCGATCTGACCGACAAATTCACATTGGTGCTCGGCGCACGGTGGGATTATTCGACTCGACAAGGAACCATTCAGAATTTCGCCCCGGTTGGAATCCCGACACAGAACGCCGACTCGACGTTGGCCAATACCCAACAGGGACTCAGGCACTTCGATGCGATCAATCCCAAGCTTGGGTTCGTCTATAAGGCGACCCCCGCGTCTCAAGTGTATTTCAACGCCAGCCGAGCGTATGAGCCTCCGCTCGATCTGGAATTATTGTCTTCGGTCAATGCAGACGGCTCTCCCAACAGAGGGTTTCTGAATCTCGACGCCCAGCGAGGTTGGCAGTTTGAACTAGGATACCGTGGTGCCACGGAAAGCAAACGCTACCTCTGGGATTTGACGGTCTATGATTTGGAAATGCAAAAAGAATATCTCGCCTCGAACATCAACAATCAAAGCACCTTTCAAAATGCGAACGGCACACGCCATGTCGGCGTCGAAGCGGGCGGAGTCATGGTGCTGGCCAAGGGATTGTTCACGTCCGGAAGCGGGATGAACAGCGACAGCTTACAGGTGCGGGCGGCCTATACGTGGTCGCATTTCAGATTTACGGAGGATGTCCGAGCTGGTGGCGTCGGTGGTCCCAATGTGCTGATTGCCTCCGCGGGAAACACGATCGCCGGCGCGCCCGAGCATAATCTGGCCGGGGAACTGCGCTATGACCATCCTCAGGGATGGTGGCTTGCGCCGAATATGGAATGGGTGATGACCGGTATTTACACCGATTATCTCAATACACAGAAGGCCCCGGCCTACTTCATCGTCAACTTCCGGTCGGGCTGGAATATCACGAAGAATCTGACGCTCTACGCGGAAGGCCGTAACCTGACCGACAAAACGTATGCCGGTGCCGTGACCGTCAATGATTCACTCAGACGGTTCGCCAATGTCGGGCAGGGTATTAGTGCATTTGGCGGCGTGGAGTATCGGTTCTGA